The following are from one region of the Marinomonas sp. CT5 genome:
- the eutC gene encoding ethanolamine ammonia-lyase subunit EutC, with amino-acid sequence MSQDIPKSNKSFPTHPHAEAVTENPWSKLNAFTDARVGLGRSGISVPTKHLLAFQLAHAQAIDAVHTQLDCKALAESIMAQDWANEWTKHCAPLMLHSRATDRATYLQRPDYGRRLDEESANKLDKHRSSTSNSYDLAIVVVDGLSSLAVEQNTLPFLQALSHHIKDWSLAPICFVEQGRVAIGDDVCERLNAKCVLVLIGERPGLSSPDSLGLYLTWGGKVGLTDAYRNCISNVRPAGLVYHEAARKAFYLLNEARNLKLSGVKLKDRSDDDLIMDTTKESQNFLVS; translated from the coding sequence ATGAGCCAAGACATTCCTAAATCTAATAAGTCTTTCCCGACACATCCTCATGCAGAAGCCGTCACCGAAAACCCGTGGAGCAAACTCAATGCTTTTACGGATGCACGGGTTGGTTTGGGTCGCTCAGGGATCAGTGTTCCCACTAAACACTTATTAGCATTCCAACTTGCCCACGCTCAGGCCATCGATGCGGTACACACTCAACTCGATTGCAAAGCCCTAGCAGAATCCATTATGGCGCAAGATTGGGCAAATGAATGGACAAAACACTGTGCCCCCCTAATGTTGCACAGTCGCGCGACGGACCGCGCAACCTACTTACAACGTCCAGACTATGGCAGGCGCTTAGACGAAGAATCAGCCAACAAACTAGATAAACATCGTTCTTCTACGTCAAACAGTTACGACCTTGCCATTGTGGTAGTGGATGGTTTGTCCTCTCTGGCGGTAGAGCAAAATACTCTGCCATTTTTACAAGCGCTTTCTCATCATATCAAGGATTGGAGCTTGGCACCCATTTGCTTTGTCGAACAAGGCCGTGTGGCTATTGGTGATGATGTCTGCGAGCGCCTAAATGCCAAATGCGTCTTGGTGTTAATTGGTGAGCGCCCAGGATTAAGCTCCCCTGACAGTTTAGGTTTGTATCTCACTTGGGGTGGCAAAGTTGGCTTAACCGATGCCTACCGAAACTGTATTTCCAATGTTCGGCCTGCGGGCTTGGTGTATCACGAAGCCGCTCGTAAAGCCTTTTATCTATTAAATGAAGCAAGAAACCTGAAGCTATCAGGCGTGAAACTCAAAGACAGATCGGACGATGATTTAATCATGGACACGACTAAGGAGTCGCAGAACTTCCTCGTATCTTAA
- a CDS encoding ethanolamine ammonia-lyase subunit EutB, whose product MSKSHSAFQFKTAQFKNMVGERTFSFVDLADLMAKATPPRSGDRLAGVAAQSAEERAIAQMTLADVPLSLFLEQALVPYEEDEITRLILDDHDKNAFSLISHLTVGGFRDWLLSDLATSDVLLQIRPGVTPEMAAAVSKIMRNQDLILVAKKCHVKTAFRNTIGLPGHLSTRLQPNHPTDDLTGIAASMLDGLLYANGDAVIGINPATDNVQQATRLIKMMDEVIQHYEIPTQSCVLTHVTNTIECIEQGAPVDLVFQSIGGTQATNDSFGFNLANLAEAQDAALSLNRGTVGNNVMYFETGQGSALSANANHGLDQQTCEARAYAVARKFNPLLVNTVVGFIGPEYLYDGKEITRAGLEDHFCGKLLGLPMGCDVCYTNHAEADQNDMDNLLTLLGVAGCTFVMGIPGSDDIMLNYQTTSFHDALYARRVLGLKPAPEFDLWLAKMEIFKNNEQFTLNHQLPDAFHKSLNRMIGGRS is encoded by the coding sequence ATGAGTAAGTCACATTCAGCTTTTCAATTTAAAACTGCTCAATTCAAGAACATGGTAGGAGAGCGTACCTTCAGCTTTGTCGATCTTGCCGATCTCATGGCCAAAGCAACACCGCCTCGTTCTGGTGACCGTTTGGCAGGTGTCGCCGCACAAAGCGCGGAAGAACGTGCCATCGCTCAAATGACATTGGCCGATGTGCCACTGAGCCTTTTCCTAGAACAAGCCCTTGTCCCCTACGAAGAAGATGAAATTACTCGATTAATACTAGACGATCATGACAAAAACGCGTTTTCTTTGATTTCCCACCTAACCGTGGGTGGATTTCGTGATTGGTTATTAAGCGATCTCGCCACCAGCGATGTATTACTACAGATTCGCCCTGGTGTGACGCCAGAAATGGCCGCAGCGGTCAGCAAGATAATGCGCAATCAAGATTTAATTTTGGTTGCAAAAAAATGCCATGTGAAAACCGCCTTTCGCAATACTATTGGCTTACCGGGACACTTGTCGACCCGCTTACAACCAAACCATCCAACCGACGATTTAACCGGTATCGCCGCCAGCATGTTAGATGGTTTGCTTTATGCGAATGGCGATGCCGTGATTGGTATCAACCCAGCAACAGACAATGTGCAGCAAGCCACGCGCTTGATCAAGATGATGGACGAAGTGATCCAGCATTATGAAATCCCCACTCAATCCTGCGTTCTCACCCACGTAACCAATACGATTGAATGCATTGAGCAAGGTGCGCCCGTGGATTTGGTTTTCCAATCCATCGGTGGCACCCAAGCAACCAATGACAGCTTTGGCTTTAATCTCGCCAATTTGGCGGAAGCTCAAGATGCGGCCTTGTCGTTAAATCGCGGAACCGTTGGTAACAACGTCATGTATTTCGAAACCGGCCAAGGCAGCGCGTTGTCGGCCAATGCCAATCACGGTTTAGATCAACAAACCTGCGAGGCTCGTGCCTATGCGGTAGCACGTAAGTTCAATCCTTTACTGGTGAATACCGTGGTCGGTTTTATCGGCCCAGAATATTTGTACGATGGCAAAGAAATCACGCGAGCCGGTCTAGAAGATCACTTCTGTGGCAAGTTGCTTGGTTTACCCATGGGTTGTGACGTTTGTTACACCAATCACGCAGAAGCCGATCAAAATGATATGGATAATTTACTGACACTTTTGGGTGTCGCTGGCTGCACCTTCGTGATGGGCATTCCCGGTTCCGACGACATCATGCTGAATTATCAAACTACCTCATTCCATGATGCCTTGTATGCTCGTCGCGTACTCGGCTTAAAACCCGCTCCAGAATTTGACCTTTGGCTCGCCAAAATGGAAATCTTCAAAAATAATGAGCAATTTACGCTCAACCACCAGCTGCCTGACGCCTTCCATAAATCTCTTAATCGAATGATTGGAGGCCGCTCATGA
- a CDS encoding helix-turn-helix domain-containing protein: MLNSKMDAPKGGDFSAVSRVCVSEAYDADLHASNLTNWQQEYDQTSRGGFYGCIVELPFDGLQVFCEHTSQALQQKCVVWPDSVWLGIPLADQGESRINGLTINENNIMCRPGDCDFQLSTPQDYDLYGLVVDQSKLIKMAAIHGVDINWKELTEYGRLGVPDKTLEEVRFVLARLLSVQNKESSPRLQQELVMIALLEVLKMEIPQPAKTQSYCHRKKVVDVARQFLDQHLDEPVTVTQLCEITNVSRRTLQYSFESILGVSPIQYLRISRLNGVRRSLVQAKNGQAVSDIAAQWGFWHLSQFAKDYKQLFGEQPSQTLEWRG, encoded by the coding sequence ATGTTGAATTCAAAGATGGATGCACCGAAAGGGGGCGATTTTTCTGCTGTATCAAGAGTATGTGTTTCAGAAGCCTATGATGCGGATTTGCATGCGAGTAATTTAACCAATTGGCAACAAGAATACGATCAAACCAGTCGAGGCGGTTTTTATGGCTGTATTGTGGAGCTGCCGTTTGATGGTTTGCAGGTATTTTGTGAGCACACCAGTCAGGCTTTGCAGCAAAAATGTGTGGTTTGGCCTGATTCTGTTTGGCTTGGAATTCCCCTTGCCGATCAAGGAGAAAGTCGTATTAACGGCTTAACGATCAATGAAAATAATATTATGTGTCGACCGGGGGATTGTGATTTTCAGTTATCAACACCGCAAGATTATGATTTATATGGCTTAGTTGTAGATCAGTCGAAGTTGATAAAAATGGCGGCGATCCATGGTGTGGATATCAATTGGAAAGAACTCACAGAATATGGTCGTCTTGGTGTACCTGATAAAACTTTAGAGGAAGTGCGTTTTGTATTGGCGCGTTTACTCTCAGTACAAAACAAAGAATCGTCGCCACGATTACAGCAAGAGCTTGTCATGATTGCTCTGCTAGAAGTGCTTAAGATGGAAATCCCGCAACCCGCCAAAACACAAAGTTATTGTCATCGAAAAAAAGTAGTGGATGTGGCTCGACAGTTTTTAGACCAACACCTTGATGAGCCTGTCACTGTGACGCAGTTGTGTGAAATCACCAACGTCAGTCGACGTACCTTACAGTACAGTTTCGAAAGTATTCTAGGAGTGAGTCCAATTCAATATCTGCGTATCAGCCGATTAAACGGTGTACGGCGCTCACTGGTACAAGCTAAAAATGGACAAGCCGTCAGTGACATCGCCGCGCAATGGGGGTTCTGGCATTTGAGTCAATTTGCCAAAGACTATAAACAACTGTTTGGCGAGCAACCCTCGCAAACGTTAGAATGGCGCGGCTGA
- a CDS encoding GNAT family N-acetyltransferase → MSVQIRPAVPDDLPVLTDLYNHYIEHTPATFDIEPYTLEGRTVWFSQFAQTGRHRLLVAELDGEILGYACSGPFKPKRAYETSVEVSIYLTQSAKGCGVGSALYRELFDCLKNEDVHRAYAGITLPNDASITIHERFGFTSVGAYREVGRKFSQYWDVEWFEKELG, encoded by the coding sequence ATGAGCGTTCAAATTCGTCCCGCTGTTCCCGATGACTTACCTGTATTAACGGATCTTTATAATCATTACATCGAACATACACCAGCCACGTTTGATATAGAGCCTTATACATTAGAGGGTAGGACGGTTTGGTTTTCGCAATTTGCCCAAACTGGTCGACATCGTTTGCTGGTCGCAGAACTAGATGGGGAGATTCTAGGTTATGCTTGCAGTGGGCCATTTAAACCCAAGCGCGCTTATGAAACGTCAGTGGAAGTAAGTATTTACTTAACGCAGAGTGCCAAAGGATGCGGTGTCGGTTCTGCTTTATATCGTGAATTATTTGATTGCCTAAAAAACGAAGACGTGCATCGAGCATACGCTGGTATTACTTTGCCTAATGATGCATCCATAACAATTCATGAAAGGTTCGGTTTTACCTCCGTTGGTGCTTATCGAGAAGTTGGAAGGAAGTTTAGCCAATACTGGGATGTGGAGTGGTTCGAAAAAGAACTTGGTTGA
- a CDS encoding LacI family DNA-binding transcriptional regulator, translated as MSLKKISEQSGVAISTVSHVLNGTAKISDDVRQRVLQIAKDIGYLDSRIKRAQTTTLRKIALFVDSDRLRQTDVNFVSWTILETLRKECEQNGVEIEPILIDEIKDDYNKISELMTKTKCDGILVYFDENQKLLNEVINTALPCILLAGQEPGMHIGSVGIGDRNGARIGVEHLIELGHRNIGIVSWPGRYTIRQRLDGFREAIHEHQELDITTTSIQLDSFQPDIAEKGMTQWLEQHPDLNQVTAFFCLADNVAIGVLNALQKKGIQVPKDVSILGFDDVFAGQMMKPALSTVHTPLHHIARCALEELELLTRRATNSAPARRVELSCRLIERQSCKTL; from the coding sequence ATGAGTTTAAAGAAAATTTCAGAACAAAGCGGAGTCGCCATTAGCACAGTAAGTCATGTGCTGAATGGCACCGCCAAAATATCTGATGATGTTCGCCAACGAGTATTACAAATAGCCAAAGATATTGGCTATTTGGACTCTCGTATCAAGCGAGCGCAGACGACTACATTGCGAAAAATTGCCCTATTTGTAGACTCTGATCGCCTCAGACAAACTGATGTCAACTTCGTCTCATGGACCATACTGGAAACACTTCGCAAAGAATGCGAGCAAAATGGGGTCGAAATCGAACCTATTTTGATTGACGAGATAAAAGACGATTACAACAAAATATCTGAGCTGATGACAAAGACAAAGTGCGACGGTATTTTGGTGTATTTCGATGAAAACCAAAAACTACTGAATGAAGTTATTAATACCGCTTTACCTTGTATTCTTCTCGCCGGACAAGAGCCCGGAATGCATATAGGTTCAGTTGGTATTGGTGATCGAAACGGCGCGAGGATCGGGGTAGAGCATCTCATTGAACTGGGTCACCGCAATATTGGTATTGTCTCTTGGCCGGGGCGTTATACCATCAGGCAACGACTTGATGGTTTTCGAGAAGCCATTCACGAACATCAGGAATTAGACATCACCACCACCAGCATTCAATTAGACAGCTTTCAGCCAGACATTGCTGAAAAGGGCATGACTCAATGGCTTGAGCAACACCCAGACCTTAATCAAGTCACCGCATTCTTTTGCCTAGCTGATAACGTTGCCATCGGTGTCTTAAATGCTCTGCAAAAGAAGGGCATTCAAGTGCCAAAGGATGTCTCAATCCTCGGATTTGACGATGTATTTGCCGGCCAAATGATGAAACCCGCTCTGTCGACAGTTCATACACCGTTACATCACATTGCCCGCTGTGCCTTAGAAGAACTCGAGCTTCTTACTCGCCGTGCAACCAACAGCGCCCCAGCACGAAGAGTCGAGCTCAGTTGTCGACTGATCGAGAGACAATCGTGTAAAACGCTGTAG
- a CDS encoding carbohydrate ABC transporter permease, translated as MLKFLTRTRHPGKMDMTDILSWLWLTLGTAVIAIPIAWAMLSSLKTEAEVNSFPPSLIPQSTVSTKVEGYNKDLSVWEWTKPNGEVKKVAMVRRIGIKATVVDMDKPEKTFQVPISEITQLKDVHFQWQNYTDPLERFDFFTYIKNTVFVTVVATILTLLLNSMAAFALSKYKFRGKNAIFMLILSTLMLPLSVIMVPAFIVIVGLNLADNLWGVIFATVATPTGVFMLRQYMLTIPDDLIEAARVDAASEFRIYWRIVLPLCAPALAVLAIFSVIWRWNDFLWPLIVLSSPENYTLQIGLNAFQGQFSVEWHYILAMTVIALLPVTIVFLILQKYITEGVAGSGVK; from the coding sequence ATGCTTAAGTTTTTAACCCGTACTCGTCATCCCGGCAAAATGGACATGACAGATATTTTATCTTGGCTTTGGCTAACACTAGGAACCGCGGTGATAGCCATCCCAATTGCTTGGGCTATGTTGTCCTCACTCAAAACTGAGGCGGAAGTAAACAGTTTTCCACCCAGCCTAATCCCGCAATCTACAGTTAGCACTAAAGTTGAGGGTTACAACAAAGACCTTTCTGTTTGGGAATGGACAAAACCAAATGGCGAAGTCAAAAAAGTGGCGATGGTACGACGAATTGGCATCAAAGCCACTGTAGTAGATATGGATAAACCAGAAAAAACATTCCAAGTGCCTATTTCAGAAATCACCCAGCTAAAAGACGTGCATTTCCAATGGCAAAACTATACCGATCCTTTAGAACGTTTTGATTTTTTCACTTACATCAAAAACACAGTGTTCGTCACTGTAGTAGCGACAATTTTGACGTTATTACTTAATTCTATGGCCGCTTTTGCTTTATCAAAGTACAAATTCCGCGGCAAAAATGCGATCTTCATGTTGATTTTATCCACCTTAATGTTGCCACTATCTGTCATAATGGTGCCCGCATTTATCGTCATTGTCGGCTTAAACCTAGCGGACAATTTATGGGGGGTAATTTTTGCCACCGTCGCCACACCGACCGGTGTCTTTATGCTGCGGCAATATATGCTCACCATTCCAGATGATTTGATCGAAGCCGCTCGAGTCGACGCAGCTTCCGAATTTCGAATTTATTGGCGTATAGTGTTACCGCTTTGTGCTCCTGCACTCGCGGTATTAGCGATATTCTCTGTGATATGGCGCTGGAATGATTTCCTCTGGCCGTTAATCGTGTTATCAAGTCCAGAGAACTACACGTTGCAAATTGGTTTGAATGCTTTCCAAGGGCAATTCTCGGTAGAGTGGCACTATATTCTTGCCATGACCGTTATTGCACTGTTACCAGTGACCATTGTCTTTCTTATTCTTCAGAAATACATTACCGAAGGTGTTGCTGGCAGTGGGGTCAAATAG
- a CDS encoding sugar ABC transporter permease, producing MKNVSAFLFSILDKFMRFVELPTVYLQKKIGVQRMGYLFVAPNMVLFSLFVFLPVGLAIAYAFTGGTNMLIWDRPFVGFENFSRLLSCGSYMDPASCEFDLFWTAVHNTWWYTLLNATGTLIMALITAVVLNRLTRGKALFRSIFFYPVLLSPVVVGLIWKWFLARDGLLNAFILDLGGERTIFLLEVWWSRFWVVYVSIWFHMGFFTLIILAGLQAIPRDIYEAAKVDGTSEWRQFWRITLPLLTPNLLVVAVLLLIRSVQVFDEAWVLTDGGGPGTANTFIVQFIYQTAFSSEVRLYGLASAASVLMGLALLALTLIQVWLAKKAEY from the coding sequence ATGAAAAACGTGTCCGCTTTCCTTTTCTCGATTCTCGATAAATTCATGCGTTTTGTGGAATTACCGACTGTCTATCTGCAGAAAAAGATAGGCGTGCAACGCATGGGTTACTTGTTTGTCGCACCCAACATGGTGTTATTTTCCCTATTCGTTTTTCTGCCTGTTGGTTTAGCCATCGCTTATGCCTTTACCGGCGGCACCAACATGCTGATCTGGGACCGTCCGTTTGTTGGCTTTGAAAACTTTTCCCGTCTTCTAAGCTGTGGCAGTTATATGGACCCCGCTAGCTGTGAATTCGATCTTTTTTGGACCGCTGTTCATAACACCTGGTGGTATACGCTATTAAACGCCACAGGCACTTTAATCATGGCTCTCATTACGGCTGTGGTATTGAACCGTTTAACCAGAGGTAAAGCATTATTTCGTTCCATTTTCTTTTATCCTGTACTGCTTTCACCTGTCGTAGTCGGGTTAATTTGGAAATGGTTTCTTGCTCGTGATGGCTTGCTAAACGCTTTTATATTAGACCTTGGCGGCGAACGCACTATTTTCTTATTGGAAGTTTGGTGGTCACGCTTTTGGGTGGTTTATGTCTCTATTTGGTTTCATATGGGGTTCTTCACTCTAATCATCTTGGCGGGTCTACAAGCCATTCCAAGAGATATTTACGAAGCCGCAAAAGTGGATGGAACCAGTGAATGGCGGCAATTTTGGCGAATTACTCTACCCCTATTAACCCCCAACCTCCTAGTCGTTGCTGTGCTTTTATTAATTCGCTCAGTACAAGTTTTCGATGAAGCTTGGGTCCTAACCGATGGCGGTGGCCCAGGAACAGCCAATACCTTTATCGTGCAATTTATCTATCAAACCGCCTTCAGCTCAGAAGTTAGGCTTTATGGTCTTGCCTCTGCAGCATCAGTCTTAATGGGCCTAGCCCTGCTCGCCCTGACATTGATTCAAGTCTGGCTAGCGAAAAAAGCGGAGTACTAA
- the ugpC gene encoding sn-glycerol-3-phosphate ABC transporter ATP-binding protein UgpC, which produces MAAIQLKNLHKRYESADVMHHVNVDIEDGEFVALVGPSGCGKSTLLRLISGLEDITSGEILFDGKVVNHLSPAEREIAMVFQSYALYPHMTVKKNLSFGLENLNMDRATIEERIQKAAKLLDLLPYMDRKPRALSGGQRQRVAIGRAIVRNPKVFLFDEPLSNLDAKLRVQTRGEITKLHKKLNTTMIYVTHDQVEAMTMAEKIVVVNAGRIEQVGKPLDLFERPANRFVAEFIGSPKMNMFSAKITNVSDNGMEVTSSTIDHFSIPVISENAKIGDSVTLGVRPSHIEIAESGIPLEITQLECMGHETFIYGSIKGESEDLVAHLPHHFEAEIGDTIFLRFSSQFMHVFCDKTDQAFKRIES; this is translated from the coding sequence ATGGCTGCCATTCAGCTCAAAAACCTTCACAAACGCTATGAGTCTGCTGATGTCATGCATCATGTTAATGTCGACATTGAAGACGGCGAGTTTGTCGCTTTAGTAGGGCCTTCAGGTTGCGGCAAGTCTACTTTATTACGCTTAATTTCTGGGTTAGAAGACATTACCTCAGGAGAAATCCTATTTGATGGCAAAGTCGTGAATCACCTTTCTCCCGCAGAACGAGAAATTGCCATGGTATTCCAGTCATACGCGCTCTATCCGCATATGACGGTGAAGAAGAACCTCTCTTTTGGCCTCGAAAACCTCAATATGGACCGAGCGACTATTGAAGAGCGTATTCAAAAAGCCGCGAAGCTGCTCGATCTTCTGCCCTATATGGACAGAAAACCCAGAGCCCTATCTGGAGGACAAAGACAACGGGTTGCTATTGGTCGAGCCATCGTGCGTAACCCTAAAGTCTTTCTATTTGACGAACCCTTGTCTAACCTAGACGCCAAGCTACGCGTACAAACCCGTGGAGAAATCACCAAGCTCCATAAGAAACTAAATACCACCATGATTTATGTTACTCATGATCAGGTGGAAGCCATGACCATGGCAGAGAAAATTGTTGTCGTAAACGCAGGGAGAATCGAACAAGTCGGTAAACCACTCGACCTTTTCGAACGCCCAGCTAATCGCTTCGTTGCCGAGTTTATTGGCTCACCCAAAATGAACATGTTCAGCGCTAAGATCACCAATGTGTCTGACAATGGAATGGAAGTGACCTCAAGCACTATCGATCATTTCAGCATTCCCGTGATCTCGGAAAACGCTAAAATTGGCGACAGTGTGACCCTTGGTGTTCGCCCATCGCACATAGAAATAGCGGAATCAGGCATTCCATTGGAAATTACTCAGCTGGAGTGCATGGGGCATGAAACTTTTATTTATGGATCAATTAAGGGAGAAAGCGAAGACCTAGTGGCGCACCTTCCTCACCATTTTGAGGCCGAAATTGGTGACACCATTTTCTTGCGCTTCAGTTCCCAATTTATGCACGTATTCTGTGATAAAACAGACCAAGCATTTAAGAGGATTGAATCATGA
- a CDS encoding glycoside hydrolase family 88 protein → MQANTNTHNLNEALASLSKGFRSLKGIGNVEAQSSDDILFDEWDWEVGVGLYGDFRDAKERNDQAALERIGRWYDWQIQRGLPRRQVNSTAPMLTLALLAEHFQREDWKNIVEEWADWIHTTMPKTEEEGYQHLVKERDNDGELWDDTLFMAALFMGAAGKLCQRPEWSEEAQYQYLCHIRFLGDTHSGLFYHGWTFLGRHNFANALWARGNAWLTLSIPELFRILKPQSVTARQLKNVYLTQVKALKECQREDGMFHTLLDDPSSPIEASATAAIGYGLLAGCREGLLDITEYRDMIHLCLNAVVTRINDKGIVEEVSDGTAMGHSLEFYKQIGNTPTPYGQALASLFLSEYRSFTNKTN, encoded by the coding sequence ATGCAAGCAAACACCAATACGCACAATCTAAATGAAGCCTTAGCGTCCTTATCAAAAGGCTTTCGCTCACTTAAAGGCATAGGAAATGTCGAAGCACAATCCAGCGACGACATACTGTTTGACGAATGGGATTGGGAAGTAGGCGTCGGTTTATACGGTGATTTCCGTGATGCTAAAGAACGCAATGACCAAGCCGCACTAGAACGCATTGGCCGTTGGTACGACTGGCAAATTCAACGTGGTTTACCTCGTCGTCAGGTTAACTCCACCGCGCCTATGCTGACTCTGGCATTATTAGCAGAGCATTTTCAACGTGAGGATTGGAAAAACATTGTCGAAGAGTGGGCCGACTGGATTCACACTACAATGCCAAAAACAGAGGAAGAGGGTTACCAGCACCTCGTTAAAGAACGCGACAATGACGGTGAGCTTTGGGATGACACTTTATTCATGGCGGCCTTATTTATGGGCGCGGCGGGTAAACTTTGTCAGCGACCAGAATGGTCTGAAGAAGCACAATACCAATATTTATGTCATATCCGTTTTCTTGGCGACACTCACAGTGGATTGTTCTATCACGGCTGGACCTTCCTTGGCCGTCATAACTTTGCCAATGCACTATGGGCACGAGGTAATGCATGGCTAACACTTTCTATCCCTGAATTATTCCGTATTCTTAAACCTCAAAGTGTGACAGCTCGACAATTAAAAAATGTGTATTTAACACAAGTCAAAGCACTAAAAGAATGCCAACGCGAAGATGGTATGTTCCACACATTACTGGATGACCCTAGCTCGCCTATCGAAGCATCGGCAACCGCTGCTATTGGTTACGGTTTATTGGCTGGCTGTCGTGAAGGTTTATTAGACATCACAGAATACCGAGATATGATCCATTTATGTCTAAATGCGGTCGTCACCAGAATCAACGACAAAGGCATTGTTGAAGAAGTATCAGACGGCACAGCCATGGGACACTCATTGGAATTTTATAAACAAATTGGCAATACCCCAACCCCCTATGGCCAAGCACTTGCATCGCTTTTTCTATCTGAATACCGGAGCTTTACCAACAAAACCAATTAA
- a CDS encoding ABC transporter substrate-binding protein has product MARLNVVLSTLAAASLLAGQAQAATQNLTFWFTDDDPNYVKKMGELVDKFEKTHPDISVEYVTTSYAQSKEQLPLQLSVGEGPDLAKIADNSLMKFTLDLRPYMKDPDGFAKLHGNTLSLLRDDKSSPDKIGGYVASQTLNLPFVNVTLFEQAGVPIPKKGATLADIVAASVKVADKTGVEIPFTMDRSGHRFSGPAYSYGANFMNSDGTFNFPDAPTKAYIKDLYHWTQTGAFPKEMWGAAGGTRYKNMGDEFINANVVTYFAGNWMVNPFKEKIGDAFEWTALNAPCGDGGCIPMPGATYVAAFKQTKHPKAVAELVEYLGSEPVQRELAEEFIIIPGANVKNINYQLKDENAKSAMTVFANNASNVTESIRRFQKAKGGNIVYDTIVQRMSQLIVGELTLEETYERMASDVARGNAELTKQ; this is encoded by the coding sequence ATGGCTCGTTTGAATGTTGTTCTAAGTACTCTTGCTGCCGCATCGTTATTGGCTGGTCAGGCGCAAGCCGCAACACAAAATCTAACTTTCTGGTTTACTGACGATGATCCTAACTATGTGAAAAAAATGGGAGAGTTAGTCGATAAGTTTGAAAAAACACATCCAGATATTTCTGTGGAATATGTGACTACCAGTTATGCGCAGTCCAAAGAGCAGCTGCCTTTGCAACTGTCTGTAGGGGAAGGTCCTGACCTTGCTAAAATAGCAGACAACTCACTAATGAAGTTTACTTTAGACTTACGTCCTTACATGAAAGATCCTGATGGTTTTGCCAAGCTTCATGGCAACACTTTAAGCTTATTGCGCGACGATAAAAGCTCACCTGATAAAATAGGTGGCTATGTTGCATCACAAACGTTGAACCTACCTTTTGTTAACGTCACCTTGTTTGAGCAAGCTGGGGTGCCAATTCCTAAAAAAGGCGCCACTCTTGCGGATATTGTTGCCGCGTCAGTAAAAGTTGCAGACAAAACAGGGGTTGAGATTCCCTTCACCATGGACCGTTCAGGTCACCGTTTTAGTGGTCCAGCCTACTCCTATGGCGCTAACTTCATGAACAGCGATGGGACGTTTAATTTCCCAGATGCGCCAACCAAAGCTTATATAAAAGACCTATATCATTGGACACAAACCGGTGCTTTCCCTAAAGAAATGTGGGGAGCCGCAGGTGGTACTCGTTATAAGAATATGGGGGATGAATTTATTAATGCCAACGTAGTGACCTATTTTGCTGGTAACTGGATGGTCAATCCGTTCAAAGAAAAAATAGGCGATGCGTTTGAATGGACTGCTCTAAACGCCCCTTGTGGTGATGGTGGTTGTATCCCTATGCCTGGTGCGACCTATGTGGCCGCTTTTAAGCAGACTAAACATCCTAAAGCGGTGGCTGAGTTAGTAGAGTATTTAGGTTCAGAGCCTGTACAAAGAGAGCTAGCGGAAGAGTTTATTATTATTCCTGGTGCCAACGTTAAAAATATTAATTATCAGCTTAAAGATGAAAATGCTAAATCAGCAATGACGGTTTTTGCTAATAACGCGAGTAATGTTACTGAAAGCATTCGTCGATTCCAGAAAGCCAAAGGCGGCAATATTGTATATGACACTATTGTGCAGCGTATGAGTCAGTTGATCGTGGGTGAGCTGACATTAGAAGAGACTTATGAACGTATGGCATCAGATGTTGCTAGAGGCAATGCTGAGCTAACTAAGCAATAG